CGCCACCAGGCAGCAATGGCAAACGCCCATACCGCAGAAGGCGCCAGCTGGCTGACCGTGGTCGTTGCGCGCCAGCTGACGCAGGCCAACGGCATTGAGCACGCTGAGTACCGTCTCGCCTTGTGCGGCCTGCACCGTCTGGCCATTGATCTGAAAGGTGATGTCAGCCTGCACGACAGGCTGTATGTCGAGCACTCGCTCCAGTGATTGCATGGGCTTCGTCCTTGTTTGAAGAGGACTCGACGGTACGCCAAAGCACTGTGAGGAGATATTGACCTAAGCCGTAGGAATTGAAGGAAGCTTCCTAGGATTTTGTCAGCGTATGACCTGGTTTTTTCTGATGCAGTACCCGTCGAGGTAGGGAAATCCATACTGCGCATCGCCCAGGTTAGCCACCCATCCCTTTGAGGAACATGCTATGCCCCCCCTCGCCACGACGCTTCCGGGTAGCTCAAGTTATTCATCGATGGTCTCAAGCGCATCGGCGTCGAAACTGACCTCAGGAAAAATCCGCAGGATGTTGTGCGCAGAATTCGTTTGAGATGACGCGCCGCTTTGCCCAAGGTGTCGGCTCGGATAGGCATTGCCTGAAGCAAGACCTCGATTGATGGCGCCGCCCGTGCAGGTAGATCCGCGAGCACTTGCCGCTCGCAGGACGCGCCGGTTTCTTCCAATAATAAGAGAAGTCTGGACATGCAAGACAACGGATTGAAGCAAAGCCTCAAGCAGCGGCATATCACCATGATCGCGCTTGGCGGTGTGATCGGCGCCGGGTTGTTCGTCGGCTCCGGCAGCCTGATCGCCTCGGCCGGCCCAGCCGCGATTCTGTCCTACGTGATCGGCGGCATCATCGTCACCCTGGTGATGTTCATGCTCGGCGAGATGGCCTCGCGCAATCCTGACGCAGGCTCCTTCTCGACCTA
The Pseudomonas putida genome window above contains:
- the hcnA gene encoding cyanide-forming glycine dehydrogenase subunit HcnA: MQSLERVLDIQPVVQADITFQINGQTVQAAQGETVLSVLNAVGLRQLARNDHGQPAGAFCGMGVCHCCLVAIDGRPKRRACQTVVRQGMRVETEVNRLALEVQS